One Enterococcus silesiacus genomic window carries:
- a CDS encoding cell wall protein, with amino-acid sequence MKTIKNLMLGILFSSVCLSFSTTSFAIEESSKEVEVTKTSEVKTKITEAKKEIDLTPKFKIKEIKTEIGSKGTVEVEQVEGMKDLKGTFKTTVADQSILSINDRGQWQGLKSGITKATLDFEWDKESLQKIKEKYPDHQLVKKGTIQEVPVEVTAAKEKSVDITPSFNVGTISAKIGETGQFKVAPMGGLTNLTGTYLAYIPYNAKEIITVESDGKWTALKTGTVEFVLDFQLSDESSKEIQDKNPGSTMVTRDIASLIKVEVKPAGTLNITPKIELTSIDGRVGDTGQIKVKPIEGIKESTGSFAPTINDSSIIEVDSAGNWKALKAGTTSFMYMYNWSDETMKKLAEKYPGYEFYVEEGAQVVEVNITENTTASTKPVGTTKPTGKQLPATNDSSTNLTLVTGLFLVFLTAIGWCKKESLYR; translated from the coding sequence ATGAAAACAATAAAAAACTTGATGTTGGGAATCTTGTTTAGCTCAGTATGCTTATCATTTTCGACAACTTCATTTGCTATAGAGGAAAGCTCTAAAGAAGTAGAAGTGACCAAAACATCAGAAGTGAAAACAAAAATCACTGAAGCAAAAAAGGAAATCGACCTTACACCAAAATTTAAAATCAAAGAAATCAAAACAGAGATTGGCAGCAAAGGCACCGTGGAGGTTGAACAAGTCGAGGGAATGAAAGACCTTAAAGGGACGTTCAAGACCACTGTAGCTGACCAAAGTATCCTTTCGATCAATGATCGAGGTCAATGGCAAGGATTGAAATCGGGTATTACTAAAGCAACATTGGATTTTGAGTGGGATAAAGAGTCACTACAAAAAATCAAAGAAAAATATCCTGATCATCAACTGGTCAAAAAAGGGACTATTCAGGAAGTACCCGTCGAAGTGACAGCAGCAAAAGAAAAGAGTGTCGATATCACTCCCAGTTTCAATGTTGGAACAATCAGCGCAAAAATAGGTGAAACAGGGCAATTTAAAGTGGCTCCGATGGGGGGCCTCACAAATCTCACAGGAACCTATCTAGCCTATATTCCGTATAATGCCAAAGAAATAATCACAGTAGAGTCAGATGGAAAATGGACAGCTTTAAAAACGGGCACAGTGGAATTTGTATTAGATTTCCAATTATCAGATGAATCAAGTAAAGAGATTCAAGATAAAAATCCAGGCAGTACAATGGTAACAAGAGATATTGCCAGTCTAATTAAAGTAGAAGTGAAGCCAGCAGGAACATTAAATATCACGCCAAAAATCGAGCTTACTTCTATTGATGGAAGAGTTGGTGATACTGGACAAATCAAAGTAAAACCAATTGAAGGAATTAAAGAGTCTACAGGTTCGTTTGCTCCAACTATCAATGATTCATCAATCATTGAGGTTGATTCAGCAGGAAACTGGAAAGCGCTAAAAGCTGGGACTACATCATTTATGTATATGTACAATTGGTCAGATGAAACAATGAAAAAGCTGGCTGAAAAATATCCTGGGTACGAATTTTACGTAGAAGAAGGAGCGCAAGTGGTCGAAGTGAACATCACTGAAAATACTACCGCTTCAACAAAGCCTGTTGGAACAACAAAACCAACCGGAAAACAATTACCGGCAACCAATGATTCTAGTACGAATTTGACTTTAGTTACAGGCTTATTTTTAGTGTTTCTAACAGCAATTGGCTGGTGTAAAAAAGAATCTTTGTATAGATAA
- a CDS encoding amidohydrolase, which translates to MNAKQQISALIDTKKEQFIAAADQIWGTPETRFATTESVKPFLEILEKEGFSIEKGVANMEHSFVATYGSGNPVIGVLAEYDALGNLSQVADLGEQKAEIEGGNGHGCGHNLLGTGALAGAIGVKDLMKQEQLTGTIKLFGCPAEESGYGKAFMARDGVFDCLDVALSWHPMDTSMAWGLSSLAVYQIYYNFKGISAHAAAAPEQGRSALDAAELMNIGVQFLREHIIDEGRVHYAFMDAGGESANVVQPTSSLYYFIRAPKLEQAEEIYKRVNKIAEGAALMTETELEIVFDSACANYLPNQAVTTAMYENFKEFGNLNLTKEDQEYSQRYYDSLNEATKANLITRARQSNPTASEEEIERLGTMPVLDQISPLVFSEATSGSTDVGDVSWVCPTAQVLVGCEPQGTPPHSWQWVANGKSSVAHKGLLAAGKTIATTAYDLLTNPELVAQAKAEHQATVGGEKYQSAIPAEVMPK; encoded by the coding sequence ATGAACGCAAAACAACAAATTTCAGCATTGATTGATACAAAAAAAGAGCAATTTATCGCAGCAGCTGATCAGATTTGGGGGACACCAGAAACGAGATTTGCAACAACTGAATCTGTAAAACCTTTTTTAGAAATTTTAGAAAAAGAAGGCTTCTCGATTGAAAAAGGCGTCGCAAATATGGAACATTCATTTGTTGCAACTTACGGCAGCGGCAATCCTGTCATTGGCGTTTTGGCTGAATACGATGCTTTAGGCAATCTAAGCCAAGTCGCTGATTTAGGCGAGCAAAAAGCAGAAATAGAAGGTGGAAATGGACATGGCTGCGGCCACAACTTACTAGGCACAGGTGCGTTAGCTGGTGCTATTGGCGTTAAGGATTTGATGAAACAAGAACAATTAACGGGTACGATCAAATTATTTGGTTGTCCGGCTGAAGAAAGTGGCTATGGTAAAGCCTTCATGGCTAGAGACGGCGTATTTGACTGCCTTGATGTTGCTCTTTCGTGGCATCCGATGGATACAAGTATGGCTTGGGGATTGAGCAGCTTAGCTGTTTATCAAATTTATTATAACTTCAAAGGGATATCAGCCCATGCAGCGGCAGCACCAGAACAAGGACGCAGTGCGCTTGATGCGGCAGAATTAATGAATATTGGGGTTCAATTTTTACGTGAACACATCATTGATGAAGGTCGTGTCCACTATGCCTTTATGGATGCTGGTGGAGAGTCTGCGAATGTAGTCCAACCGACATCGAGCTTATATTACTTTATCCGTGCACCAAAACTAGAACAAGCAGAAGAAATCTACAAGCGTGTCAACAAAATCGCAGAAGGTGCAGCGTTGATGACAGAAACAGAACTTGAAATCGTGTTTGACTCTGCCTGTGCTAACTATTTACCAAACCAAGCGGTTACCACAGCGATGTATGAAAATTTTAAAGAATTCGGCAACTTGAATTTAACAAAAGAGGACCAAGAATATAGCCAAAGATATTATGACAGCTTAAATGAAGCGACAAAAGCAAACTTAATAACTAGAGCAAGACAAAGCAATCCAACCGCTAGTGAAGAAGAAATAGAACGGCTTGGAACAATGCCAGTTCTAGATCAAATCAGCCCCTTAGTTTTCTCAGAAGCAACGTCTGGTTCAACGGATGTGGGAGATGTTAGCTGGGTGTGTCCAACCGCTCAAGTCTTGGTGGGCTGTGAACCACAAGGCACACCGCCGCATTCATGGCAATGGGTTGCTAATGGTAAATCATCTGTGGCACACAAAGGATTACTAGCAGCAGGTAAAACGATCGCAACAACGGCTTATGATTTATTAACTAATCCTGAATTAGTCGCACAAGCAAAAGCAGAACACCAAGCAACCGTTGGTGGGGAAAAATATCAATCTGCGATTCCGGCAGAGGTAATGCCTAAATAA